The Candidatus Koribacter versatilis Ellin345 genome has a segment encoding these proteins:
- a CDS encoding phosphatase PAP2-related protein has protein sequence MSSAAKLQPVAQKRRFPIVARAAITAAALGVWFWTQSLIGARKLHGEAIGDGIHTLTHRINAYLQGHSATTNALLIVSSAIIDSLGIYLLAKWIFGKSARPFVGLLIVLGLRQLMQGLVALPTPPDDLWHYPGFPSLLVTYGVSNDFFYSGHTSIAVFGATELWREGRAWLRIVAVFVVVFEIATVLILRAHYTMDVYTGLVTALLAAVLADRWTRPSAA, from the coding sequence ATGAGTTCCGCGGCGAAGTTGCAACCAGTCGCGCAGAAGCGCCGATTCCCGATTGTGGCGCGGGCAGCGATCACGGCTGCCGCTCTGGGGGTGTGGTTCTGGACCCAATCACTGATCGGCGCCCGCAAGTTACACGGCGAAGCGATTGGCGACGGCATCCACACGCTAACTCACAGGATTAACGCCTATCTGCAAGGTCATTCTGCGACGACGAATGCGTTGTTGATCGTAAGTTCCGCCATCATCGATTCGCTTGGCATTTATCTGCTCGCAAAGTGGATCTTTGGAAAATCCGCCCGGCCATTCGTCGGTTTGCTGATTGTTCTCGGGCTTCGACAACTGATGCAGGGGCTGGTCGCTCTGCCCACCCCACCCGACGATCTCTGGCACTATCCCGGCTTCCCCTCTCTGCTCGTCACCTACGGAGTTTCAAACGACTTCTTCTACTCGGGGCACACGTCGATTGCGGTGTTTGGCGCGACGGAGTTGTGGCGCGAAGGCAGAGCTTGGCTGCGCATCGTCGCGGTTTTTGTCGTGGTATTCGAAATCGCCACGGTGCTGATCTTGCGCGCGCACTACACAATGGATGTATACACGGGACTCGTGACCGCACTGCTCGCGGCGGTACTCGCTGACAGGTGGACACGTCCTTCTGCCGCGTGA